CTATTCTTAAAATGCAATAAATGTAATAGAAAAAATAAAATGCTGTGAAGGTGTCTCATGGCTAATTACTTGACAATAAGTCTACTGAGTGATTTTATGTATTAAAGTATCACACTGTAAATAAAATATAATGCCCCATGCTCTTGCAATAACACTAGAAAACCTTGAATTGTATTGGTACACATAGTTCCCATCATGTGCAGTAAACAAGGTTACATTcgatgttaatgtttttttttttcttatagaaGTATGCAACAATGATTTTGACACTGATAAGATGCAACTGACACTGATAAAATGCACTAATAAGCCACTAACGACATCTTGGATAAGTTGATTTAATAGCAAAAAGTAAAGGCCAGTCAGGCCGTTGTCTGCAACGGCTGGTTGGCCATTTACTTTCCTGCAAGATGCTGCACGAATGGGTTAACAGCTTTAACACAGATATACTACTGAGTGCAACTGTCGAGCTCAATGAAATGCATAGATGTGTGCGAGTTCCACAAATCCTGGTGAAAAATGTACTTTCCGGGCTGGCTACCCAGCTGCAGTACTCCCTGTACCGTTAGCTACAGCGAGTTAAACCAGACAAGCTCAATGTTGCGTCTTTATTCCAGCAACGCAAAACGCCAGCACGCCTGTTCGGGTGTTTTTCTCTTTCCCGTCATGTTAGCATGAGCTGCAAATCGGGTAGATGCCACCGCGCCGCGGATAAGCACGTCTACGCAGTAGCTGCCCCGAGACGAGGCAGGGGAAGACCTGTCAACGCGAAACAGCTGTCATCGGTAGCTCGAGCGGGTGCCTTTGATGGCACGAGAAATCAAAGAAGAGCGATGCGCGCTATGGAAACATCGCTGCATTGCCAATACTGTGTGTTGGGATGCTGACGCAAGTGCTTTCCCGATGCGTCCTCTCAAGGCCAGACGCCGCGTCGCATACTGATAGTAAACAAATAAACAACAGCTCGCATAAACTCGGATCGAAAACGAAAGCGTTTCGGTTTCCTTGAACGACACGGGGCGTGTGATAAAAGAGAAGAAATCACTAGCCGTTGAAGGAGACCAGCTGCACGGGCAGCGAGTGCGCTGCGAAGACACGGCCGAACGGCGTGCTGTCTGGAGTACTCGATCCGGACTCTGGCGGCGACTCGGGTGTTCCGAAGCCGCTCTGCGACGCCGGAATGCTCAGGGGCTGGCCCGGGTGCAGGTTCAGCACGCTCGACAGGCTGCGCGCCCGAAGCCTGGCATCCGTGCTGCTTGAGGAGTGGTGGGCGCCTGCGAGCAGGGAAGACAGTCCTCCGCCTGCCGCGGCTGTTGCCGCCGTCGCTCCTGTAGTGTCACCGGAGCCCGGCGAGACGCGCGGGTTAGACGTAGTCGTGCTCTGTTTGCCGCCCATTCTGTGGGCGAGATCGTCTATCGCACCAGACCGCTGTTGACGCGCACTAGTACAGGGAGGCGACGAACAGCGCTGGGTTCTACGTGCATGGTACAGCAAACACGCGCAGAGGGTAGGGGTGCTTCTCGACTGCGCAAATGAAACGGCAGTGAGGTGGCAGGTGAAGCAtcggaaactgcgactttctctGATCCATTTTTCTCCACCAAAAGGGGCTGTTCGAACGAAAAACTACGACATCGCTCCCTCAGCTAGCTGCTGCCATTTTAGCCAGCCGGAAGAACACTGATCCTATTGGTCAACAAGACAGTCAGCTGATCGCTTCTGTGCTTTGAAAACCTGGAACGTAAAGTGACTATTTGCAAGGGGAtttggaagaaaaagaagtttcaCTATTAATTATTTATACATCAATAAATTCGGGGATTTCTTGCGTGTTGTTGCATTTGATATATTTTTTGTCTGTTCGTCCTCCTGACCGTGAAGCAGCAGATGATTCAAGAGTTAAAAGCTAAAGCTGCGTTACTGTGCAATAAAGTCAATATGGTTATTATTGGTTAATACAGGCCGGTTAATGttagtatagaggaggctatggttatGGCTATGATCATGattagcataaaaaaaaaatataggggGCGCAGGGTCATGGGGCATCGTAGGGCCAGGGCATCGTAATACAGAATAGCATCGTAAAGCAGCTGACTGTGGCGCTGTCTGTAGGTTTCTGTGGCTTCTTGGTGCATAGTCTGTGGTACAGGCCGTACGGTACTTGGCGCATTTGCATCGTGCTGTCTGCTTTTGTGCGATGTTGACGATGTGGTTGTCCAATTAGAGATTGACAGACACAGTGCCTGCGTTTACTTTTTAGTGCTAAAATAAGGTACATGCTAATTTGAGACTTCTTGTCGACATGTCAGCATCACAAGTAGTGCCCGAATACGATGTCAAATTCATTACGACGAACTCGTTGGAGACACCGGGAGAAGGAAACGTGCAAGACGACAGTTCTACTTCGGCCACATCCAATGGCGCCAAAGGTAAACAGCGATCGAGTGGTTACGCCTTCTCTCCACCCGCTCCCTTTTGTTAATTCATGTGACAATCGTCAGCGCGAAGCGGTATTCTGAAAGGTGTGCGGCAACATCGCAGCAGCAGTTGTTTGTGTATTGTTTTTGTGACGGACTTTCTAATAGAAACGACGCATCCTCATGTTTAACGAGGCCATGTTGCTGAGCGCTTGACTGTTTTTGTTAATACTCTTGTGATATGAGATGTTCAGATCATAGGAAGCAGGTTCGAATTGTACTGATAATTACTGTTAAGCGCACTGATTAGCCATGGTGACGAAGAAGTCGGTGCTGTTGTATTTTTCCATTGTTGGCTATCAACATGTTTACACTAAACTGATAAACAACAGTCATGCCTGGAGCATGTTCGTCCAAACGGTTAGCATTAGCTCTTGTACGTAGTACGTATGCTGAGAAGTAATTTAACGCGGTGATCCCTGATGACGGCATTTTGGTGACAGCATTAGGCCAGACAAGTTGAGTCTTGGAGCATGGGACGCCGTCAGTTTTTTCGACACGTGTGTGTTTTGGTGAAGCGAAATCATATACCGTCAGAATTAGAACCAAAATATCAGCATAAATTTTGTGGGCTTACGATCACCGTCATGTTTAATTTTACTATGGTTACTGTTAGATCACACATATACTTCATGGGAGCAGACGTGCCAGATTATATGTAGTGCCATCTCAGTGTAAAAACACTGAAAGTTGCTTCATTATGGATTCTAGCATTGTAATGTTAAATTGATATTCAAGGACGATATGATTTGTCTGTTTTATTCGAAAGTGTAAATGCTTCTATTTTGTTGTTCCTGAAATATAACAATGGTTTTAGTATAAATGGAATAGCTGTACTGCTGAAGGAAGTAGAATCTTCAGTCTTTTTCTGCCCATGCCACTGTCTTGGTGACAGCATCCGATGTCTCAAGGTGAAGTGACACACAGTGAGTGTCCTCAAGTTCACAGTGGACCACGGAACTCTAGAAAAACTACTGGAAAACCACCGAGTGCCCTAAACAATTTGctataatagcttttctatgAACCTGTTTTGGTTTCGTTTCATGAGGTCAGTGGTGGCCACGTGGGAACAGGTCATCGCGCCAATTTCGCACACGCTCTAGCTTGCTCGGTGGTCTGCTATGCTGCTTAATCACTGCACGACCTGATGTAGCAGCACAACAGACCACAGAGAAAGGTGCAGCGAGTGCCAGAACGTTGCAGTGTCCAACTCCCTTGTGACCACGTTCTGTTTCATGATGTCATGAGCTCGAGCGTACACCTCTTGACaaatgaaaccgaaactggttcattaaaaaattaaataattcATGGTGCTTTGAGGCTAACTGATATTTTCTACGGTTTCAAAGTTCAGTACCGAGAtttagtgcaaaaaagaaaaaaagaaaagtctgAAATGTCATGTCAATAGTCATTTAAGCTTAGTTTGCATTAATTTgcatcacgagaaaaaaaaaaacaaaaacaaaaaaaaaaacattcagtgcCTGTATGTCACTTCATTCTGTTTGCTTGTCATGTTTGCCCAGGCATGAGAACTGGCAGTGCTTTAGTCAGTTTAGGATACCAGTTTTTAACATCTACAGGGGATAAACACAAGGCTGCAGTCTGCTTTTGGAGCATTTATTGGTGGCTGCTTTTCTTACTGCTTTTGAAGTTTCTTGGTTGGCTCAGTTTTCATGCTAGAACACCATTGCTATAATTTGCATCTATGTTGGGCTGGAACACTGTAAAACTGTTTCAATGTACAAAACTGGGAATTAGCTACCATTGTAGTTAAACATGAAAATTGTTGTGTGCTCAAGAAGCCTCGAGAGGTTAAAATCGGATTAGTCAAAGTTTTCGATGAATAACACAAACAAAATGAGTGGCGCATCATGCCCAGACTGCTTTTTATTGCCCTTTGGATGATGTTTTTACATCACCAGGTTAACCTATCCAGGTCATGCCAAGTGGCATGACTTGGGGCTGACTAATAGAACTATGTTAGTAATTTAAGTAGTCAACAAAATCATAACCAAGGGATAATTTATTTTTATCAGTATGTACTGTCTGCCCTTCATTATAAATGGTTGTAATGAGCTGAGGGCGGTTCtgtatttttttaatgtaaaCTCTATCTCTATGAAGTAAACACCAGCTGGCTTTTTTTGTTATGTGTCCACTTGTTTTTCACCTAAGTTGGTAAAATAAACTTTGAAAACGTTTGTAAAACTGATGAAACACTCATGTATGCTAATAGTGTGTTTTTCACTTTGTTGAATAATGCTAGATAACAATGGTGGGATTGATATTCATGATGAAATAGAGTGCAAAAAAGATGCACACAAAGGCAAAAGAGAACACATTATTATTGACTGAAAAAAAACTTAGATAATGCCTCTTCCATCAGGATCAGTTTCTACTGAACCTGTTGCAGGAGAGGGGAAAATGTCTCCATATCCTTGGAATAATACAACTTTCGGGTTTCCCAAACTTTCACTAGTGTGTACTATGTGTGGAACAGTCATGTTGTGCTCAGTGGACGTCTAATATTATCCAATGCTTTTCCTAGGTTCTTCCTGGGTCTCTGCTGTTTTTCTCATCATTAATGCTGCTCTTGGGGCTGGCTTACTGAATTTCCCACATGCCTTTGACCAAGCTGGTGGCATAGCGGTGGCTCTTTCTGTGCAGGCAGTAAGTAGGTTCATGAAAGGCGAGACCTGTTTTTATGACATCATACAAAGTCTTGTTACTGCCTTCAGTCTTTTCTGCTTGCAGCAGACTTTTATTTCACTGGCTGTCTCCAAATTTCCGTGAAAAAGAACTGTTTGAAGAAGCTGTTCTTGTATCTTAAAGTCCACAAGAATGCTCTTTTCATCATTGATCATTTTCTTTGAACGTTCCGCTTCACCTCCAATTTCGACATTAGCTGATTTCTTTGTAGTCATATATGTACTCAGGATTTGCATTCCCTCctatgggttttttttttcccttcacacacacacacacacacaccttacTTGCCAATATTTACTTTGTTGCCTCACCCTCAACTTACAAAACATGTTGGCTACCATATCCTTGTGTTACGCTTTTGCAGCAGTCCCTTCCTTTTTCATTATTTTGTGGGCTCGAAGTTGTGGTCACTGCCCAGCACTATACATCTATACATGGGGCCACTGGGCTGTGGGGTTGGTGGGGTGGTATTCCCTGCCACTGCATAGCGGTAATGCCTTGTCAGTAATGAGATTTCTGTTTTGCATCATCAAACCTAGCTGCATTCTTCAGTGTATCCTGGCTCACTTTTAGGGTTGTGTGAATCTTTGAAATTGCAAATGTGAATCAAATAATgcttattattaaattcatattaaaTATAGAATTCACTATTGAAAATTGTTGTAATACATATAAGGTGTGACAACACTTTAACCCTTTGCAGGTCATAAGCCTTTACCCAGTTAGAGGTCGTTCCAGTCAGAAGCCATTCTGCGCATTTTGGGCGCCATGTAGAAAAAATGCTCTAGTACACAAATACATGTTAGGGGATTTATTTGAGAAACATTTCTCTATACCCTTGGCTGTCAGCGGTACTTGAGCATAGTATTGAGCATAGTTGCAGGTGAAACAACACATGAAGCGTTGCCTCCTGGGTCATCACAGTCAGTGTCTTCCAACATGCTGTCATCCGAGGACGTTTGATGACCATCTATCTGGAGGCGGCACATAGTCCTCCTCGGCACTAAAATCATCGGGCTCGCTAAACTCGTGCAAGTCCCGTCCATAAAATGCCCGCGCAGAAAACATCGCCATTCGGTCAGCAGTACACGCTGCAATTTGCGCGCGAAAATCTCTTCAAGTCTCTTGCAAGAAGTGCTGCCGTCAACTGCAGACAACAAAAAACTGCAATTTGTAATTGAAAACACGGTCGAGACTTGGTGCAACCTATCCAAATAAACTAAATAAACGGAGAATGCGAACAAATTCGCACGTTGGGCACTTCCCGACATGTGACCGGAGGCGATATTTTCGCATGGCGGCGTGAGCCTGACACatgaccgcaaagggttaatatTAGTTCACATGAAGAAAGACCAATGCATGTGGTAACTCTTCCTAAGCAATTCTGCTGCAGTTGTGCAGGGCCCCATTACTTGAGCAAATCCATGGAGCACATaacttctgctcaataatttccaCTCATTCAAAAGGATGTCTCTCCTTTAGACAGCCTGTGAATTTATTGTCTTGATTTAGGCAAGTAATTTTTATTTATGGCCAATTTCACCAGGCTTACATTCCTTTAAAATGATGTGCATTGTTGTAGTATTACACTTGGCCCGTTCGACATAAACAACACTGTACATGCATCTAGTGATGTCCTATTTCATAAATCCCGTTGTCATGGTGCACCAGAGACAATCACTTTTCAGTTCATCATTTACGAACTCCTCAGTTGACTGGACATCCTGTTGTGAACAGCATGTTGTAGCAAATAACGTAATTATTTTTTTGTCAGACAGACTCCACACAAGCTAATGTAAACATTCACTAATAAGGAACAATGTTTTGGCCATGTGTATGCGAGTCTGCTGTGCATATGCATGAAACGATAAGTGAAAAAAATGAACTTTTGTCATGACGGTGTTGTTTACTACAAAAAGGGTGGAACAACTCTAGGAGTGCATTGAATTTATTGGACTGGTTGGCACATTCCTGGAATGTGAAGTTTCGGCATATAAACAGGATGAAGCTGAGAATACACATATCACTGaataacaatttctttttttttttttttttttgaagttgatATAAGAGCACAATctgtatgtgaaaaaaaaaaaaaagaaacgggggAGGGGGTAcat
The DNA window shown above is from Dermacentor silvarum isolate Dsil-2018 chromosome 1, BIME_Dsil_1.4, whole genome shotgun sequence and carries:
- the LOC119433464 gene encoding E3 ubiquitin-protein ligase ZNRF2: MGGKQSTTTSNPRVSPGSGDTTGATAATAAAGGGLSSLLAGAHHSSSSTDARLRARSLSSVLNLHPGQPLSIPASQSGFGTPESPPESGSSTPDSTPFGRVFAAHSLPVQLVSFNGIKCPVCSKFVLPDDVECHLVMCLTKPRISYNDDVLTEDKGECVICLEELTRGDTIARLPCLCIYHKRCIDAWFEVNRSCPEHPMD